TGAAGGCTTTGAAAGCACCGGCTCCGGGGTTCATGTACTGCCGCCTGATTACAAATCCCGCTTGCGCTGGATCATCCCGGTGATGATCGTTATCGCCGTGGTGTTTCCTTTTTTCTCCAACTCCTACCTGCTGGGTGTGGTCATCCTCGGGCTGATCTACGTGCTGCTGGGGCTTGGGCTGAACATCGTGGTCGGCCTGGCCGGGCTGCTCGACCTGGGTTACGTGGCGTTCTACGCCATCGGTGCCTATGGGCTGGCGCTCGGTTATCAATACCTGGGGCTGGGTTTCTGGACGGTGCTGCCGCTGGCGGCGATCACTGCCGGGTTGGCCGGTTGCATCCTGGGTTTTCCGGTGCTGCGCCTGCACGGTGACTACTTGGCGATCGTGACCCTGGGGTTTGGTGAAATCATCCGGTTGATCCTCAATAACTGGCTGTCCCTGACCGGCGGCCCGAACGGTATGGCGGCTCCATTGCCGACGTTCTTCGGCCTCGAGTTCGGCAAAAGAGCGAAGGAGGGGGGCGTCCCGTTCCATGAGTTCTTCGGCATCGCCTATAACCCGGACGTGAAGTACTACTTCATATACGCGGTGTTGTTCCTGGTGGTTCTGGCCGTGCTGTACATCAAGCATCGCTTGACCCGCATGCCGGTCGGTCGCGCCTGGGAAGCCTTGCGTGAAGACGAAATCGCCTGCCGCTCCATGGGCCTGAATCACGTTCTGGTGAAACTCTCGGCATTCACCATCGGTGCATCGACTGCCGGTCTGGCCGGTGTGTTCTTCGCCACCTATCAGGGTTTCGTCAACCCGACCTCGTTCACCTTCTTCGAATCGGCACTGATCCTCGCCATCGTGGTACTCGGCGGCATGGGTTCGACCATCGGCGTGGTGATTGCGGCGTTCGTGCTGACTGTAGCCCCGGAACTGCTGCGCGGCTTCGCTGAATATCGCGTGCTGCTGTTCGGCATCCTGATGGTGTTGATGATGATCTGGCGACCGCGCGGCCTGATTCGGATCAGCCGCACCGGTGTGACCCCACGTAAAGGAGTGGCGCCATGAGCGAAGAAATCGTTCTCTCAGTCGAAAATCTGATGATGCACTTCGGCGGCATCAAGGCCCTGAGTAACGTCAGCCTGCAAGTCAAACGCAACTCGATCTTCGCATTGATCGGCCCCAACGGCGCGGGCAAGACCACTGTGTTCAA
The Pseudomonas lini DNA segment above includes these coding regions:
- the livM gene encoding high-affinity branched-chain amino acid ABC transporter permease LivM; the protein is MSSTTKKTIDLKKSLVDAILAGLVALIVFGPIVGIVLDGYGFNLEATRVAWIVAIVMAGRFALSLFLQTPKGLRILEGFESTGSGVHVLPPDYKSRLRWIIPVMIVIAVVFPFFSNSYLLGVVILGLIYVLLGLGLNIVVGLAGLLDLGYVAFYAIGAYGLALGYQYLGLGFWTVLPLAAITAGLAGCILGFPVLRLHGDYLAIVTLGFGEIIRLILNNWLSLTGGPNGMAAPLPTFFGLEFGKRAKEGGVPFHEFFGIAYNPDVKYYFIYAVLFLVVLAVLYIKHRLTRMPVGRAWEALREDEIACRSMGLNHVLVKLSAFTIGASTAGLAGVFFATYQGFVNPTSFTFFESALILAIVVLGGMGSTIGVVIAAFVLTVAPELLRGFAEYRVLLFGILMVLMMIWRPRGLIRISRTGVTPRKGVAP